A DNA window from Verrucomicrobiota bacterium contains the following coding sequences:
- a CDS encoding twin-arginine translocation signal domain-containing protein, producing the protein MMQNASPINRRHFLKTSAALAAAFTLPKWYLDECEAHAATPQPVSPNDQPAFALVGCGGMGRGDAVSASRFGRLVAMCDIDADRLSGFAAKYPGVATFTDFRKLMERDDIHAIVCATVDHWHVLVSIAAMRAGKDVYCEKPLTLTIDEGKRLVKVARETKRILQTGSQQRSDRNFRLACELVRNGRIGRLKHIDTFLPAGLREGPFSPSPIPEGLDWDFWMGPTPKVEYVKQRCHFSFRYWYDYSGGTMTDWGAHHNDIALWGVGLERSGPTTIEGKPLIEMIPGGYTAASQFQVEYTYANGVTHTCRSTTDDSPTGGQINKEGQHHGVKFEGSDGWIWVTRGSIRASRPELLEEPLPASAQRLDVSTDHMGNFFDCIRSRKPTIAEPEIGHRSASLCHLGVIATRLGRKLKWDPAKEEFVGDKEANGWLAREMRKPWNYEAV; encoded by the coding sequence AAATGCTTCTCCAATCAACCGCAGGCACTTCCTGAAAACTTCCGCGGCTCTCGCGGCGGCATTCACCCTCCCGAAATGGTATCTCGACGAATGCGAGGCCCACGCGGCGACTCCCCAACCGGTCTCGCCGAACGACCAGCCCGCTTTTGCTTTGGTGGGCTGCGGCGGAATGGGACGCGGCGACGCGGTCAGCGCTTCGCGTTTCGGACGGCTGGTGGCCATGTGTGACATCGACGCGGACCGCCTTTCGGGCTTTGCGGCGAAGTATCCCGGGGTCGCGACGTTCACGGATTTCCGGAAGCTGATGGAGCGCGACGACATTCACGCCATTGTGTGCGCGACGGTAGATCACTGGCATGTGCTGGTCTCCATCGCCGCCATGCGCGCGGGCAAAGATGTCTATTGCGAGAAACCGCTCACGCTCACGATTGATGAAGGCAAAAGGCTGGTGAAAGTGGCCCGCGAAACGAAACGCATTCTCCAAACCGGCAGCCAGCAACGGAGCGACCGGAATTTTCGCCTCGCCTGCGAATTGGTCCGGAACGGGCGCATCGGAAGGCTCAAACACATCGACACATTCCTGCCGGCCGGTCTGCGCGAGGGCCCGTTCAGTCCGTCGCCCATTCCGGAAGGACTCGATTGGGATTTCTGGATGGGACCGACTCCGAAGGTCGAGTACGTCAAGCAACGTTGCCATTTCTCGTTCCGGTATTGGTACGATTACTCCGGAGGCACGATGACCGATTGGGGCGCGCATCACAACGACATCGCCCTCTGGGGAGTGGGCCTCGAACGCAGCGGGCCGACGACCATCGAAGGCAAACCGCTGATTGAGATGATCCCGGGCGGCTACACCGCGGCAAGCCAGTTTCAGGTGGAGTACACTTACGCGAACGGAGTGACCCACACCTGCCGCAGCACCACAGATGACAGTCCCACGGGCGGCCAAATCAACAAGGAGGGCCAGCATCATGGAGTGAAGTTCGAGGGCAGCGATGGCTGGATCTGGGTCACGCGGGGAAGTATCCGGGCGAGCCGGCCTGAACTGCTGGAAGAACCGTTGCCCGCGAGCGCCCAACGCCTCGACGTGAGCACCGATCACATGGGCAACTTCTTCGATTGCATCCGCTCGCGGAAACCGACGATCGCCGAGCCGGAAATCGGCCATCGCTCCGCGTCGTTGTGCCATCTGGGAGTCATCGCGACACGGTTGGGCCGCAAATTGAAATGGGATCCGGCAAAGGAAGAATTCGTCGGTGACAAGGAGGCGAACGGCTGGCTCGCGCGAGAAATGCGCAAGCCGTGGAATTACGAAGCGGTGTAA